From Prosthecobacter sp., the proteins below share one genomic window:
- a CDS encoding L,D-transpeptidase: MKPKSSLALLRAGLVIGTVLLASCQLFRKKPKPPPEPVKEEWKYPGEWSGGDKPITSIVINVDVQRATLYNGDEVVGWTYLASGIPSFPTPTGEFKILEKIKDKVSNLYGKGYNAKGDLVNSDFKQGRDLLPPGGKFVPAKMTYFMRLTGDGVGMHIGPIPRPGRRASHGCIRLPSKMAPILFTHTSIGTPVTITGNGPEYSTYLKQSAAKANANAAKYAAAKKKSDEAAAAAVALPPGDPNGPTPAGGSTPPAGTPAAGTPPTGTPPAATPPGTTTPPPGTPAPAAPPEEVKPAVPANPTPAPAPGTAQ, encoded by the coding sequence GTGAAACCCAAATCCTCCCTTGCTCTTCTGCGTGCCGGTCTTGTGATCGGTACGGTGCTGCTGGCCTCCTGCCAGTTGTTCCGCAAAAAGCCCAAGCCGCCGCCGGAACCGGTGAAGGAGGAATGGAAATACCCCGGTGAATGGTCCGGCGGTGACAAACCCATCACCAGCATTGTGATCAATGTGGATGTGCAACGGGCGACGCTCTACAACGGCGACGAAGTCGTTGGCTGGACGTATCTCGCCAGCGGCATCCCGAGTTTCCCGACGCCGACCGGTGAGTTTAAGATTCTGGAGAAGATCAAGGACAAGGTCTCCAACCTCTACGGCAAGGGCTACAATGCCAAAGGCGACCTGGTCAATTCGGACTTCAAACAGGGCCGTGATCTGCTGCCGCCCGGTGGCAAGTTTGTGCCGGCGAAGATGACCTATTTCATGCGCCTGACCGGCGACGGTGTGGGCATGCACATCGGTCCGATTCCGCGGCCAGGCCGCCGTGCCTCGCATGGCTGCATCCGCCTGCCGTCCAAAATGGCGCCAATTCTCTTCACGCACACTTCCATCGGCACGCCGGTGACGATCACCGGTAACGGCCCGGAGTATTCGACTTATCTCAAACAATCGGCGGCAAAAGCCAATGCGAACGCTGCGAAGTATGCGGCAGCGAAGAAAAAGTCGGATGAGGCCGCCGCCGCTGCGGTTGCATTACCACCGGGCGATCCGAACGGTCCCACGCCTGCAGGCGGCAGCACTCCCCCTGCAGGAACTCCTGCTGCGGGGACTCCTCCGACAGGAACGCCTCCTGCGGCAACGCCACCGGGCACCACCACCCCGCCTCCAGGAACTCCCGCCCCCGCCGCACCTCCTGAAGAAGTGAAACCGGCAGTGCCTGCGAATCCGACGCCTGCGCCTGCGCCAGGAACGGCACAATAA
- the secD gene encoding protein translocase subunit SecD has product MNPFATFFVGASILLMLLVYIGTAVHKTKRWVGTILVALTAFSAIYTAKTMGLQLGIDLRGGSEFIVQLQPGENDDGTKRAVTSADVQQAIDILQKRLSPGGEKDLTLQPEGTDRVVIQMPGITDEEIAGVRTTIQTVAHLEFRRVHPDSRTKLEQIKARGGIKEPGWVEMKYREPVTAKDGTVISTSELVRDTAEIEGKYVSKAFRTVDAEGNKVALEFNSEGAKLFDELAAVHFRNSMAIIVDGEIHSAPQLNAKQYGGRAEISGGSGSGFSEQEAETLSTLLSNPLQNPMKILSESSVSSAYGQSSIEQGKWIGIAALGITTLFMLFIYRLAGIVAIVGLIINIAILFGSMALFGFTLTMPGIAGVVLTIGMAVDANVLIYERLREEMEAGKTLVGALEAAYEKAFSAIADSNITTLISAVILFVIAGGLVKGFAVTLMIGILSSMIGALIVTRVIFMWIVDKNILTRIHTTRIIPDKVFDILSSAPKFIIASLIVTAVSFGTIAYKGGQSFGIDFRGGGRVDVALKEGKNIPDAEFEALFKTLKQPGGKDLGTTYIQRKNDPTTGILNVSIRCEELSGPVIQSAINGKWNNETLAGTSIATVGSVIGDELAKTSLWAMGIALLAIFAYLMMRFEFAFALGAIVALAHDVLMVPGLCVLFGQELSVIHVGALLTIAGYSINDTIVVFDRIRETIQRGTGGSMRDMMNEAICKTLSRTLLTGPTALAPMVVLLFLGNPAMLEFAMPITIGVLLGTYSSIFIASPLVLWYAKKTGTSLKRQVLDAQVEQLKAQQAVAAAAVAGGTKL; this is encoded by the coding sequence ATGAATCCGTTCGCCACCTTCTTTGTCGGAGCCTCCATCCTGCTGATGCTCCTGGTTTACATCGGCACCGCCGTACACAAGACCAAGCGCTGGGTGGGAACGATCCTCGTCGCGCTGACCGCCTTCTCGGCCATTTACACGGCGAAAACGATGGGCCTCCAGCTTGGCATCGACCTTCGAGGCGGCAGCGAGTTTATCGTGCAGCTTCAACCCGGCGAAAATGACGACGGCACCAAGAGGGCTGTCACCAGCGCCGATGTGCAGCAAGCCATCGACATTCTGCAGAAGCGCCTGAGCCCGGGCGGTGAAAAAGATCTCACGCTGCAACCGGAAGGCACCGACCGCGTGGTGATCCAGATGCCCGGCATCACCGACGAGGAAATCGCCGGCGTGCGCACAACCATTCAAACCGTCGCGCATCTCGAATTCCGCCGGGTGCATCCCGACAGCCGGACAAAACTGGAGCAGATCAAGGCCCGTGGCGGCATCAAGGAGCCCGGCTGGGTGGAAATGAAGTACCGCGAGCCGGTCACCGCGAAGGATGGCACGGTCATCTCCACTTCTGAGCTCGTCCGTGACACAGCAGAAATCGAGGGTAAATACGTCTCCAAAGCCTTCCGCACCGTGGATGCCGAGGGCAACAAGGTGGCGCTCGAATTCAACAGCGAGGGTGCCAAGCTCTTCGACGAACTGGCCGCAGTTCACTTCCGCAACAGCATGGCCATCATCGTGGATGGCGAGATCCATTCCGCGCCGCAGCTCAATGCCAAGCAATATGGCGGCAGGGCGGAAATCTCCGGCGGCAGCGGCAGTGGTTTCAGCGAGCAGGAGGCCGAGACGCTGTCCACCCTGCTGAGCAATCCGCTGCAGAACCCGATGAAGATTCTCTCCGAAAGCTCCGTGTCCTCCGCCTACGGCCAGTCTTCGATCGAGCAGGGCAAGTGGATCGGCATCGCCGCTCTCGGCATTACCACGCTGTTCATGCTGTTCATCTACCGTCTCGCCGGCATCGTGGCGATCGTCGGCCTGATCATCAACATCGCCATTCTCTTCGGCTCCATGGCCTTGTTTGGCTTCACGCTTACCATGCCGGGCATCGCCGGTGTTGTGCTGACCATCGGCATGGCCGTGGATGCGAACGTGCTCATTTATGAACGATTGCGCGAGGAAATGGAGGCGGGGAAGACGCTCGTCGGAGCGCTGGAAGCCGCGTATGAGAAGGCCTTCTCCGCCATCGCCGACTCGAACATCACCACGCTCATCTCGGCCGTGATTCTCTTCGTCATCGCCGGCGGCCTGGTCAAAGGCTTCGCCGTCACCCTGATGATTGGTATTCTTTCGTCGATGATCGGTGCCCTGATCGTCACCCGCGTGATTTTCATGTGGATCGTGGACAAGAACATCCTGACCCGCATTCACACCACGCGCATCATCCCGGACAAGGTCTTCGACATCCTCTCCTCCGCTCCGAAGTTCATCATCGCTTCGCTCATCGTCACGGCAGTCTCTTTCGGCACCATCGCCTACAAGGGCGGCCAGAGCTTTGGCATCGACTTCCGTGGCGGCGGTCGCGTGGATGTGGCGCTCAAGGAAGGCAAAAACATCCCGGACGCAGAGTTCGAAGCCTTGTTCAAAACACTCAAGCAGCCTGGGGGCAAGGATCTCGGCACCACTTACATCCAGCGCAAGAACGACCCCACCACCGGCATCCTGAACGTCAGCATCCGCTGCGAGGAGCTGAGCGGGCCGGTCATCCAGTCCGCCATCAACGGCAAATGGAACAACGAAACCCTCGCAGGCACCAGCATCGCCACTGTCGGTTCCGTCATTGGCGATGAGTTGGCCAAGACATCGTTGTGGGCCATGGGCATCGCCCTGCTGGCGATTTTCGCCTACCTGATGATGCGCTTCGAATTCGCCTTCGCCCTGGGTGCGATTGTTGCGCTGGCTCATGACGTGCTCATGGTGCCCGGCCTGTGCGTGCTGTTCGGCCAGGAACTCAGCGTCATCCACGTCGGCGCGCTGCTCACCATCGCCGGTTACTCGATCAACGACACCATCGTCGTCTTCGACCGCATCCGCGAAACGATCCAGCGCGGCACCGGCGGCAGCATGCGTGACATGATGAACGAGGCCATCTGCAAAACACTCTCCCGCACGCTCCTCACCGGTCCCACGGCCCTCGCACCGATGGTCGTGCTGCTTTTCCTCGGCAATCCGGCCATGCTCGAGTTCGCCATGCCGATCACCATCGGTGTGCTGCTCGGCACCTACTCCTCCATCTTCATCGCCTCCCCTCTCGTGCTGTGGTATGCGAAGAAGACCGGCACCAGCCTCAAGCGCCAGGTGCTCGACGCGCAGGTCGAGCAGCTCAAAGCCCAGCAGGCCGTCGCTGCTGCGGCCGTTGCCGGTGGCACCAAGCTTTAA
- a CDS encoding HAD family hydrolase, which yields MPILKAFIFDLDGTLIDSLADIAESINRMLDARGYPRCEQEVFKQMVGDGMEKLVERALPEGVRSDELIKLCVEEYRAHYDTLWQAQTRPYPGIVEMLAELKGRGVKLGVISNKAHRFTVPMTAHFFGTAVFDHILGQRAEVPRKPDAAGAHEMAAYLGLETAEMAYVGDSGIDMQFAKSSGMRAVGVRWGFRGEAELIECGADVLITRPAELFDLC from the coding sequence ATGCCCATCCTCAAAGCCTTCATCTTCGACCTCGACGGCACCTTGATCGACTCGCTCGCGGACATCGCGGAGTCGATCAACCGCATGCTGGATGCGCGCGGCTATCCGCGTTGCGAGCAGGAGGTGTTCAAGCAGATGGTGGGGGATGGGATGGAGAAGCTCGTCGAGCGGGCGCTGCCGGAAGGCGTGCGCAGCGACGAACTGATCAAATTGTGCGTGGAGGAGTATCGGGCTCACTATGACACGCTCTGGCAGGCGCAGACGCGGCCGTATCCGGGCATTGTGGAGATGCTGGCGGAGTTGAAGGGCAGGGGAGTGAAACTGGGCGTGATCTCGAACAAGGCGCATCGCTTCACAGTGCCGATGACGGCGCATTTTTTTGGCACGGCGGTGTTTGATCACATCCTGGGTCAGCGTGCGGAGGTGCCGCGCAAGCCGGATGCCGCGGGGGCGCACGAAATGGCGGCCTATTTGGGCCTGGAGACGGCGGAAATGGCCTATGTGGGTGATTCGGGCATCGACATGCAGTTTGCGAAAAGCAGCGGCATGCGTGCGGTCGGTGTGCGCTGGGGTTTCCGCGGCGAGGCGGAACTTATTGAGTGCGGCGCGGACGTGCTCATCACACGTCCGGCGGAATTGTTCGATCTTTGCTGA
- a CDS encoding PEP-CTERM sorting domain-containing protein (PEP-CTERM proteins occur, often in large numbers, in the proteomes of bacteria that also encode an exosortase, a predicted intramembrane cysteine proteinase. The presence of a PEP-CTERM domain at a protein's C-terminus predicts cleavage within the sorting domain, followed by covalent anchoring to some some component of the (usually Gram-negative) cell surface. Many PEP-CTERM proteins exhibit an unusual sequence composition that includes large numbers of potential glycosylation sites. Expression of one such protein has been shown restore the ability of a bacterium to form floc, a type of biofilm.) → MKTHPTRILLLAALLLGVILNTTATAADQTATWDNSTGVWTNSGKWSSNPLFPNNGNGGFTFDAIQNGGDLTMDQAITIEKFTFTDGTLRGTTTLQLNDLLTFTGGNMTGAGTVNATAGVTFSGESYKYIQQDRVLNMSGTSTWSNGTINLFYGTTTALNNLAGGTFTTTFDGTLESIGTFNNAGTFTKSGGTGNTTLSGGLTFNNTGVVNVNSGTLLVNSSGSHTGAFAIGTGSTIEFTTGTNHLNTGASITGAGTVKLTSGHLYFNTAVATSTPIQLTGGTLRGAGQLDLNSPLSFTSGTMTGAGTVNANAGVVFSGASTKHIQQDRVLNMSGTSTWSGGNINLFFGTTTALNNLTGSTFTTTFDGTLESVGTFNNAGTFTKSGGTGNTTLSGGLTFNNTGAVNVDSGTLLVNSSGSHTGSFAIGAGNTIEFTTGTNHLNTGTSITGAGTVKLTSGNLYFNTAVTTSTPFQISGGNLRGAGQLDLNSPLSFTSGEITDAGTVNANAGVVFSGTDTKHIRNDRVLNMSGTSTWSAGNIALFVGASTAINNLAGGTFTATADGTLGSQGAFSNSGTFAKNGGTGSTIIGGGVTFSNTGTVHVATGTLSMGGGSAPYNQSGPSSFTILESGTVLATSSLNLNGGTLKGNGTVQGSVIAGAGVNTIDPGFSPGVLTVNGNVTLSSTSTLAMEIGGLGQGTLYDYLDVNGVLTLAGILDLDMLNGFENLVTSSDVFTLATANSPILGSFSNVASGSRVWTNTHVGFDVWYGAGSIFDPNSLVITGAPEPSRVVLLMAGMAGLVMRRRRTVTKLELRAV, encoded by the coding sequence ATGAAAACACATCCCACCCGCATCCTCCTCCTCGCCGCGCTCCTGCTCGGCGTCATCCTCAACACCACAGCCACCGCCGCCGACCAGACCGCCACTTGGGATAATTCCACCGGCGTCTGGACCAATTCCGGCAAGTGGAGCAGCAACCCGCTCTTCCCGAACAACGGCAACGGTGGCTTTACCTTTGACGCCATCCAGAACGGCGGGGATCTAACGATGGACCAGGCCATCACGATTGAAAAATTCACTTTCACAGACGGCACCCTGCGTGGCACAACGACACTTCAGTTAAACGACCTGCTGACCTTCACGGGCGGCAACATGACCGGCGCGGGAACGGTGAATGCCACCGCCGGGGTGACTTTCAGCGGCGAAAGCTACAAGTACATCCAGCAGGACCGGGTGCTGAACATGAGCGGCACCTCGACGTGGAGCAACGGGACGATCAATCTGTTCTACGGGACCACCACGGCGCTCAACAACCTGGCTGGCGGCACCTTCACGACTACCTTTGACGGCACGCTGGAATCTATAGGAACATTCAACAACGCGGGCACCTTCACCAAGAGCGGCGGCACGGGAAACACCACTCTCTCCGGAGGTCTCACCTTCAATAACACCGGCGTGGTGAATGTGAACAGCGGCACGCTCCTTGTGAACAGCAGCGGCTCCCACACCGGTGCCTTCGCGATTGGCACGGGCAGCACCATCGAGTTCACCACCGGCACAAACCATCTGAACACAGGCGCCTCCATCACTGGCGCGGGGACGGTGAAACTGACCAGCGGCCATCTCTATTTCAATACGGCAGTTGCCACCAGCACCCCCATCCAACTCACAGGGGGCACGCTGCGCGGTGCCGGGCAGCTCGACCTGAACAGCCCGCTGAGCTTCACCAGCGGCACCATGACCGGCGCGGGAACGGTGAACGCCAACGCCGGGGTGGTCTTCAGCGGTGCCAGCACCAAGCACATCCAGCAGGACCGGGTGCTGAACATGAGCGGCACCTCGACCTGGAGCGGCGGAAACATCAACTTGTTCTTCGGGACCACCACGGCACTCAACAACCTGACTGGCAGCACCTTTACGACCACCTTTGACGGCACGCTGGAATCTGTAGGAACATTCAACAACGCGGGCACCTTCACCAAGAGCGGCGGCACTGGAAACACCACTCTCTCCGGAGGCCTCACCTTCAATAACACCGGCGCGGTGAATGTGGACAGCGGCACGCTCCTCGTGAACAGCAGCGGCTCGCATACCGGGTCTTTTGCGATTGGCGCGGGCAACACTATCGAGTTCACCACCGGCACAAACCATCTGAACACAGGCACCTCCATCACTGGCGCTGGGACGGTGAAACTGACCAGCGGCAATCTCTATTTCAACACGGCCGTGACCACCAGCACCCCCTTCCAAATCTCCGGCGGCAATCTGCGCGGAGCCGGGCAGCTCGACCTGAACAGCCCGCTGAGCTTCACCAGCGGCGAAATAACGGACGCGGGAACGGTGAACGCCAACGCCGGGGTGGTCTTTAGCGGCACCGACACCAAGCACATTCGGAACGACCGGGTGCTGAACATGAGCGGCACTTCGACCTGGAGCGCCGGAAACATCGCCCTCTTCGTCGGGGCCAGCACGGCGATCAACAACCTGGCTGGAGGCACCTTCACGGCCACGGCGGACGGCACGCTGGGCTCCCAAGGAGCATTCAGCAACTCGGGCACCTTCGCCAAGAACGGCGGCACAGGCTCGACGATCATCGGCGGCGGCGTGACCTTCAGCAATACAGGCACCGTGCATGTGGCCACCGGCACGCTGTCGATGGGGGGCGGCAGCGCACCCTACAACCAAAGCGGCCCGAGCAGCTTCACCATCCTCGAAAGCGGCACCGTGCTGGCCACCTCCTCCCTCAACCTCAACGGCGGCACCTTGAAGGGCAATGGCACCGTGCAAGGCAGCGTGATCGCCGGTGCGGGCGTGAACACCATCGACCCCGGTTTTTCCCCCGGTGTCCTCACCGTGAACGGCAATGTCACCCTGAGCAGCACCAGCACGCTGGCGATGGAGATCGGCGGCCTGGGCCAAGGTACACTCTACGACTATCTCGATGTGAACGGCGTACTCACGTTGGCTGGCATTCTGGATTTAGACATGCTCAACGGTTTCGAGAATCTTGTGACGTCGAGTGATGTGTTCACGCTTGCGACGGCGAACTCGCCAATCTTGGGATCGTTCAGCAACGTGGCCAGCGGCAGCCGGGTCTGGACCAACACTCATGTGGGCTTTGATGTATGGTATGGCGCAGGCAGCATCTTTGACCCCAACTCGCTGGTGATCACGGGCGCTCCGGAGCCATCACGCGTGGTTTTGCTCATGGCTGGCATGGCGGGGTTGGTGATGAGAAGGCGGAGGACGGTCACGAAGCTTGAATTGCGGGCGGTCTGA
- a CDS encoding helix-turn-helix transcriptional regulator, whose amino-acid sequence MGSNSDIGEKEKQEAMGVLVSELHLTQRQAEVLHWVAEGKSNAEIATILGCSANTVKAHLKEIFQRLGLHSRTAAAACAYRAHIRHAHHTDGLPERVIPENQRPA is encoded by the coding sequence ATGGGAAGCAACAGTGACATCGGCGAGAAGGAAAAACAGGAGGCCATGGGCGTGCTCGTCTCCGAACTGCACCTCACACAGCGCCAGGCCGAGGTGCTGCACTGGGTGGCTGAGGGGAAATCCAATGCCGAGATCGCCACCATCCTGGGTTGTTCCGCAAACACGGTGAAGGCGCACTTGAAGGAGATCTTCCAGCGCCTCGGCCTGCATAGCCGCACCGCCGCCGCTGCCTGCGCCTACCGTGCCCACATCCGCCATGCCCACCACACCGACGGCCTACCCGAAAGGGTAATACCGGAAAATCAGCGGCCTGCTTAG